The Haloferax sp. Atlit-12N genome window below encodes:
- a CDS encoding dienelactone hydrolase family protein — protein MNDTTANLVSIPVGDAVLEGDLRIPPGASGLVVFAHGSGSSRKSPRNNFVAEVIRDRGVGTLLFDLLTEAEDEQYETRFDIPLLTERLLGATEWLRGRDDTSDLDYGYFGSSTGAAAALLAAADLGDDAGAVVSRGGRVDLASSRLGDVTAPTLFVVGGADEPVLSLNRDAFAELDCEKSLEVVAGAGHLFEGPGELDEVAGLAADWFEANLG, from the coding sequence ATGAACGACACGACCGCGAACCTCGTCTCGATACCCGTCGGCGACGCGGTGCTGGAGGGCGACCTCCGTATTCCCCCCGGGGCGTCGGGCCTCGTGGTGTTCGCCCACGGCAGTGGCAGCAGTCGGAAGAGCCCGCGGAACAACTTCGTCGCCGAGGTCATCCGTGACCGCGGGGTCGGGACGCTCCTTTTCGACCTACTCACGGAGGCGGAAGACGAGCAGTACGAAACGAGGTTCGACATCCCGCTTTTGACTGAGCGACTGCTCGGCGCGACCGAGTGGCTCCGCGGCCGCGACGACACCTCCGACCTCGATTACGGCTACTTCGGGTCGAGCACCGGCGCGGCGGCGGCGCTCCTCGCGGCGGCCGACCTCGGCGACGACGCCGGTGCGGTGGTCTCTCGCGGCGGGCGCGTCGACCTCGCGTCGTCCCGACTCGGCGACGTGACGGCACCGACGCTGTTCGTCGTCGGCGGTGCCGACGAACCGGTCTTGAGCCTGAACCGCGACGCGTTCGCGGAACTCGACTGCGAGAAGTCGCTGGAAGTCGTCGCCGGCGCGGGCCACCTGTTCGAGGGGCCGGGCGAGTTGGACGAGGTGGCCGGTCTCGCCGCCGACTGGTTCGAAGCAAACCTCGGCTGA
- a CDS encoding formate/nitrite transporter family protein, protein MTDPETTELDESVREAVERSRSGAPAVGSVVRDRFSSDEVFQRIVAAADEEITSGARELFFSALAAGFAITITFLLYVSMKASTGGDPVLSAMLYPLGFIYIIIGGYQLYTENTLPPVALTLERLASIPALLRNWVVVLAGNLFGGTLGAAALAFGGVLSPEAANAALELAQKGVETPWWSLFFKAAFAGLIVAGVVWVTFAARDTISRLVVVYLAFLAVPLGGLFHVVVSYTEMVYLVMNGQLAFLVGLTEFVVPVLLGNTFGGVVLVTVVNYFQTTENRLESARFEGAKRQLSIREWVLGGLAGRSYVPLIETEEGTDDHPDSYRVVVPIANPRTESHVVEFACALAKSKEDAIVDIVHVVQVPSRVSQRYGAAQNQRIISHSNEQLEDARERAAGYDIEARTSTVVSHRSFEEIFTVARRKDADLVIMGWSNDRIWAGGRAERTMSELTSRLPCDFLVLNDRNYDTSRLLLPTVDSPHSALSAEVAKSLQSTLGSEVTLLHVVDGPDDRERGEAFLSDWATEHDLQDATRIVDDSGDIERAIADRADSHSMVLMGATEQGLLTRLLTDSLHLDVVNDTDHAVLLVERATDRSLRQRLFGR, encoded by the coding sequence ATGACAGACCCCGAGACGACGGAGCTCGACGAGTCAGTTCGCGAGGCCGTCGAACGGTCACGAAGCGGCGCACCGGCGGTCGGTTCGGTGGTTCGCGACCGGTTTTCGTCCGACGAGGTGTTTCAGCGCATCGTCGCCGCCGCGGACGAGGAGATAACCTCCGGCGCGCGGGAACTGTTCTTCAGCGCCCTCGCGGCGGGGTTCGCGATTACGATTACGTTCCTCCTCTACGTCTCGATGAAAGCGTCGACCGGCGGCGACCCGGTGCTGAGTGCGATGCTCTACCCGCTCGGATTCATCTACATCATCATCGGGGGCTATCAGCTCTACACCGAGAACACGCTCCCGCCGGTCGCGTTGACGCTGGAGCGGTTGGCCAGTATCCCCGCGCTCTTGCGTAATTGGGTCGTCGTCCTCGCGGGGAACCTCTTCGGCGGGACGCTCGGCGCGGCCGCCCTCGCCTTCGGCGGCGTCCTCTCGCCGGAAGCCGCGAACGCGGCCCTCGAACTCGCCCAGAAGGGCGTCGAGACGCCCTGGTGGAGTCTCTTCTTCAAGGCCGCGTTCGCCGGCCTCATCGTCGCCGGCGTCGTCTGGGTCACCTTCGCCGCCCGCGACACTATCTCCCGTCTCGTCGTCGTCTACCTCGCGTTCCTCGCGGTTCCGCTCGGCGGACTCTTCCACGTCGTCGTCTCCTATACTGAGATGGTCTATCTCGTGATGAACGGCCAGTTGGCGTTCCTCGTCGGACTGACCGAGTTCGTCGTCCCCGTACTCTTGGGCAACACCTTCGGCGGCGTCGTCCTCGTCACCGTCGTCAACTACTTCCAGACGACGGAAAACCGGTTAGAATCCGCTCGTTTCGAGGGCGCGAAACGGCAGCTCTCGATTCGTGAGTGGGTGCTGGGTGGACTCGCCGGTCGGTCGTACGTCCCGCTCATCGAGACCGAAGAGGGAACCGACGACCACCCGGACTCCTACCGGGTCGTCGTCCCCATCGCGAACCCGCGGACCGAGTCGCACGTCGTCGAATTCGCCTGCGCGCTCGCGAAGTCGAAAGAAGACGCCATCGTCGACATCGTCCACGTGGTGCAAGTCCCCTCGCGCGTCTCGCAACGCTACGGCGCCGCACAGAACCAACGGATTATCTCACACTCCAACGAGCAGCTCGAAGACGCCCGCGAACGCGCCGCCGGCTACGACATCGAAGCCCGGACGTCGACCGTCGTCTCACACCGCTCGTTCGAGGAGATTTTCACCGTCGCCCGCCGCAAAGACGCGGACCTCGTCATCATGGGCTGGAGCAACGACCGAATCTGGGCAGGAGGACGTGCAGAACGGACGATGAGCGAGTTGACGAGTCGCCTGCCCTGTGATTTCCTCGTCCTCAACGACCGGAACTACGACACCAGTCGACTCCTCTTGCCGACGGTCGATAGCCCCCACTCGGCGCTCAGCGCCGAGGTCGCGAAGTCCCTCCAGTCGACCCTCGGGTCGGAGGTGACGCTCCTCCACGTCGTCGACGGCCCGGACGACCGCGAACGGGGCGAGGCGTTCCTCTCCGACTGGGCGACCGAACACGACCTTCAGGACGCGACGCGAATCGTCGACGACTCCGGCGACATCGAACGAGCCATCGCCGACCGGGCCGACAGCCACTCGATGGTGCTGATGGGCGCGACCGAACAGGGCCTTCTCACTCGACTCCTGACCGACTCGCTGCACCTCGACGTGGTCAACGACACTGACCACGCGGTTCTCTTGGTGGAACGCGCCACCGACCGAAGCCTCAGACAGCGCCTGTTCGGCCGCTGA
- a CDS encoding DsbA family protein, which yields MSSDADQAITVYSDYVCPFCYLGRQSLSQYQETRDEELDIDWHPFDLRSQKRRPDGSIDFSVDDGKDEDYYEQAKQGVRRLQERYDVEMTLDLGTDVDSLPAQIVSYYLTGHADYETWLAFDEAVFEALWQDGRDIGDEAVLVELAESVGVDGEEVASALDDDTLRTEVRERFREAQQHGVTGVPTFAYEGYAARGAVPPEQLERLVEGV from the coding sequence ATGAGCTCAGACGCCGACCAGGCGATAACGGTCTACTCGGACTACGTGTGTCCCTTCTGCTATCTCGGGAGGCAGTCCCTGTCGCAGTATCAAGAGACGAGAGACGAGGAACTCGACATCGACTGGCATCCGTTCGACCTGCGGAGTCAGAAGCGTCGCCCCGATGGAAGCATCGACTTCTCGGTCGACGACGGGAAAGACGAAGACTACTACGAGCAAGCGAAGCAGGGAGTCCGTCGGTTACAAGAGCGGTACGACGTCGAGATGACCCTGGACCTCGGGACCGACGTGGACTCGCTTCCGGCGCAAATCGTCTCGTACTACTTGACGGGACACGCCGACTACGAGACGTGGCTCGCGTTCGACGAGGCGGTTTTCGAGGCGCTCTGGCAGGACGGCAGAGACATCGGCGACGAGGCGGTGCTCGTCGAACTCGCCGAATCGGTGGGCGTCGACGGCGAGGAAGTCGCGTCCGCGCTCGACGACGACACGCTTCGGACCGAAGTGCGCGAACGATTTCGTGAGGCCCAGCAGCACGGCGTCACCGGTGTTCCAACCTTCGCATACGAGGGCTACGCCGCGCGAGGAGCGGTTCCGCCGGAGCAGCTAGAGCGACTCGTCGAGGGAGTGTAG
- a CDS encoding oxidoreductase, with amino-acid sequence MSDWTAADAPDLSGKTVVVTGANSGLGFEATRMFAEKGAHVVMACRSLDRGEDAMADIRDSVPAASLTLSELDLADLDSVRRFADEFAAEHGSLHALCNNAGVMAIPRRETAQGFETQFGVNHLGHFALSARLFPTLRDTPGETRLVTMSSGLHERGRMDFDDLQGERDYDEWDAYAQSKLSNLLFAFELDRRLTAAGIDDVLSVGAHPGYAATNLQFRGPEASGSTLRYWMSKLGNAIFAQSAEMGALPLLYAATSPAVESGEYVGPQGLFGMRGNPGIAEPSDRARDPETAARLWDVSEELTDTRFRLA; translated from the coding sequence ATGAGCGATTGGACCGCGGCCGACGCCCCCGACCTCTCGGGGAAGACCGTCGTCGTCACCGGCGCGAACAGCGGCCTCGGCTTCGAAGCGACGCGCATGTTCGCCGAGAAGGGCGCGCACGTCGTCATGGCCTGCCGGAGCCTCGACCGCGGCGAGGACGCGATGGCCGACATCCGCGACTCGGTGCCGGCGGCCTCGCTGACCCTCTCGGAACTCGACCTCGCCGACCTCGACTCAGTCCGGCGGTTCGCCGACGAGTTCGCCGCCGAACACGGGTCGCTGCACGCCCTCTGCAACAACGCCGGCGTGATGGCCATCCCCCGACGGGAGACCGCACAGGGCTTCGAGACGCAGTTCGGGGTGAACCACCTCGGCCACTTCGCCCTGAGCGCCCGCCTGTTCCCGACGCTCCGCGACACGCCCGGCGAGACGCGACTCGTCACGATGTCGAGCGGCCTCCACGAGCGCGGCCGGATGGACTTCGACGACCTGCAGGGCGAACGCGACTACGACGAGTGGGACGCCTACGCCCAGAGCAAGCTCTCGAACCTGCTTTTCGCGTTCGAACTCGACCGCCGACTGACCGCCGCGGGCATCGACGACGTGCTGAGCGTGGGCGCACACCCCGGTTACGCCGCTACTAACCTCCAGTTCCGCGGCCCCGAGGCCTCCGGGTCGACGCTCCGGTACTGGATGAGCAAACTCGGCAACGCGATATTCGCCCAGTCGGCGGAGATGGGCGCGCTCCCGCTCCTGTACGCCGCAACCTCGCCGGCCGTCGAAAGCGGGGAGTACGTCGGCCCGCAGGGGCTGTTCGGCATGCGCGGCAACCCCGGCATCGCGGAACCGAGCGACCGCGCCAGAGACCCCGAGACCGCCGCCCGACTCTGGGACGTGTCGGAGGAACTCACCGACACGCGGTTCCGACTGGCCTGA
- a CDS encoding isoaspartyl peptidase/L-asparaginase, with product MRIILHGGAGGIPGEPEPRQAVLDDAADAGASESDPLSAVETAVRVLESDHRFNAGVGGAVQSDGVVRTDAGVMLSDRCVGAASGMEGVEHAVSVARAVLEDTPHVLLTGEPAVDFAADAGVETGVDLFTDETRERWENADAPDGSPSEHLAWLADRFGGSTSDPTAEASDGYLPTNEGTSASSGRSARDARLPGHDTVGAVATDGETFASATSTGGRWFALAGRVGDVPQIGSGFYASPAGGASTTGAGEDIARVTLARRAVGHLERGCDAQTAADLAIEEFGELTGSSAGIILLDDEGFGSAYNSDGMQTSTASK from the coding sequence ATGCGAATTATCCTCCACGGCGGTGCCGGCGGTATCCCCGGCGAACCGGAACCCAGACAGGCCGTCTTGGACGACGCGGCCGACGCGGGCGCGAGCGAATCCGACCCGCTTTCGGCGGTCGAGACCGCGGTCCGCGTCCTCGAATCGGACCACCGATTCAACGCCGGCGTCGGCGGCGCGGTCCAGTCCGACGGCGTCGTCCGCACCGACGCGGGCGTCATGCTCAGCGACCGCTGCGTCGGCGCGGCCTCCGGCATGGAGGGCGTCGAACACGCTGTCTCCGTCGCGCGGGCGGTCCTCGAAGACACCCCGCACGTCCTCCTGACGGGCGAACCGGCGGTCGACTTCGCCGCCGATGCGGGCGTCGAGACCGGCGTCGACCTCTTCACCGACGAGACCCGCGAGCGCTGGGAGAACGCGGACGCCCCCGATGGCTCGCCCAGCGAACACCTCGCGTGGCTCGCCGACCGGTTCGGCGGCAGCACGAGCGACCCGACGGCCGAGGCGAGTGACGGCTACCTCCCGACGAACGAGGGAACCTCAGCAAGCAGTGGCCGCTCGGCTCGCGATGCTCGCCTTCCCGGCCACGACACGGTCGGGGCGGTCGCCACCGACGGCGAGACGTTCGCCTCCGCGACCTCGACCGGCGGCCGCTGGTTCGCCCTCGCCGGCCGCGTCGGCGACGTGCCGCAGATCGGCTCGGGCTTCTACGCCTCCCCGGCCGGCGGCGCGTCGACCACGGGAGCAGGTGAAGACATCGCGCGCGTGACGCTCGCGCGCCGCGCGGTCGGCCACCTCGAACGCGGCTGTGACGCCCAGACCGCGGCCGACCTCGCCATCGAGGAGTTCGGCGAACTCACCGGGTCGTCGGCGGGCATCATCCTCCTCGACGACGAGGGCTTCGGCTCGGCGTACAACTCCGACGGGATGCAGACCAGCACCGCGTCGAAGTGA
- the icd gene encoding isocitrate dehydrogenase (NADP(+)) codes for MSYDQIEVPDDGEKITVDEETGELSVPDNPIIPIIHGDGIGTDVGPAAQKVLDAAAEATGRSVSWMRVYAGSSARDKYDENLPEDTVSAIRNHRVAIKGPLTTPVGAGFRSLNVALRKKLDLYANVRPTYHLDGVPSPVKNPSAMDMVTFRENTEDVYAGIEWEAGTDEVQQVKEFVEEEMGATGVIHDGPVGIGIKPITEFGTKRLVREAIEYALENDRDSVTLVHKGNIMKFTEGAFRDWGYELAEEEFGDVTITEDELWEEYDGEKPEDKVVVKDRIADNMLQQLLTRTADYDVIATMNLNGDYMSDAAGAQIGGLGIAPGANFGEGLCLAEPVHGSAPKYAGEDKVNPTAMILSGRLMFEYMGWKDAGKLIRDAVEKTISDGDVTYDLERQIEGGNKLATSEYADKVVENINELA; via the coding sequence ATGAGCTACGACCAGATTGAGGTTCCGGACGACGGCGAGAAAATCACGGTCGACGAGGAGACGGGCGAGCTCTCCGTCCCCGACAACCCGATTATTCCGATCATCCACGGCGACGGAATCGGAACGGACGTCGGCCCCGCCGCGCAGAAGGTCCTCGACGCCGCCGCCGAGGCGACCGGCCGCTCTGTCTCTTGGATGCGCGTCTACGCCGGTTCGTCCGCCCGCGACAAGTACGACGAGAACCTCCCGGAAGACACGGTAAGCGCCATTCGCAACCACCGCGTCGCAATCAAGGGCCCGCTCACGACGCCCGTCGGCGCCGGCTTCCGCTCGCTCAACGTCGCGCTCCGGAAGAAGCTCGACCTCTACGCGAACGTCCGCCCGACCTACCACCTCGACGGCGTCCCGTCGCCCGTCAAGAACCCCTCGGCGATGGACATGGTCACGTTCCGCGAGAACACCGAAGACGTGTACGCCGGCATCGAGTGGGAAGCCGGCACCGACGAGGTCCAGCAGGTCAAGGAGTTCGTCGAAGAGGAGATGGGCGCCACGGGCGTCATCCACGACGGCCCCGTCGGCATCGGCATCAAGCCTATCACCGAGTTCGGGACGAAGCGCCTCGTCCGCGAGGCCATCGAGTACGCCCTCGAAAACGACCGCGACTCCGTCACCCTCGTCCACAAGGGTAACATCATGAAGTTCACCGAGGGCGCGTTCCGCGACTGGGGCTACGAACTCGCCGAAGAGGAGTTCGGCGACGTCACCATCACGGAAGACGAACTCTGGGAGGAGTACGACGGCGAGAAGCCCGAGGACAAGGTCGTCGTCAAGGACCGCATCGCGGACAACATGCTCCAGCAGCTTCTGACGCGCACCGCCGACTACGACGTCATCGCCACGATGAACCTCAACGGCGACTACATGTCCGACGCCGCCGGCGCGCAGATCGGTGGCCTCGGCATCGCCCCCGGCGCGAACTTCGGCGAAGGCCTCTGTCTCGCAGAGCCCGTCCACGGCTCCGCGCCCAAGTACGCCGGCGAGGACAAGGTCAACCCGACCGCGATGATTCTCTCCGGCCGTCTCATGTTCGAGTACATGGGCTGGAAGGACGCCGGTAAGCTCATCCGCGACGCCGTCGAGAAGACCATCTCGGACGGCGACGTGACCTACGACCTCGAACGTCAGATCGAGGGCGGCAACAAGCTTGCCACGAGCGAGTACGCCGACAAGGTCGTCGAGAACATCAACGAACTCGCGTAG
- a CDS encoding cupin domain-containing protein → MDRVSIDDAPSAEAADGVSLSLLAGGEQMNVQHFRIEPGAAVPVHDHPHEQVGYIVAGELTFLVGDEGEEVVVGPGDAYSLAGGEPHGAENRGDETVVGIDVFSPPRENPPWLD, encoded by the coding sequence ATGGACCGAGTTTCAATCGACGACGCGCCGTCCGCCGAGGCGGCCGACGGCGTCTCCCTCTCGCTCCTCGCGGGCGGGGAACAGATGAACGTCCAGCACTTCCGCATCGAACCCGGCGCGGCCGTCCCGGTTCACGACCACCCCCACGAGCAGGTCGGCTACATCGTCGCCGGCGAACTGACGTTCCTCGTCGGCGACGAGGGCGAGGAAGTCGTCGTCGGCCCCGGCGACGCCTACTCGCTCGCGGGCGGCGAACCCCACGGCGCAGAGAACCGCGGCGACGAGACCGTCGTCGGCATCGACGTGTTCTCGCCGCCGCGGGAGAACCCGCCGTGGCTGGACTGA
- a CDS encoding DUF5817 domain-containing protein translates to MYAVVGCTDCANMWLLSDPDGSKTATCPRCGRRHQTKKLRRFFESDDRDAARQARSALLAKKHGDSEAFAQVEHVSELDRRVEESGVDDREYLEGSGLDADEVFEAGESAARGRNSSSGSPDRLTVVREAIRDGDRPTEEEIVATAVERGVPEDRARDLLDKLRRRGEVSESRGRHRLV, encoded by the coding sequence ATGTACGCGGTCGTGGGGTGTACGGACTGCGCGAACATGTGGCTGCTTTCTGACCCCGACGGGTCGAAGACGGCGACGTGTCCGCGGTGCGGCAGACGACACCAGACGAAGAAGCTCCGGCGCTTCTTCGAGTCCGACGACAGGGACGCGGCGCGGCAGGCGCGCTCGGCGCTGTTGGCGAAGAAACACGGCGACAGCGAGGCGTTCGCGCAGGTCGAACACGTCTCGGAACTCGACCGGCGAGTCGAGGAGTCGGGCGTCGACGACCGGGAGTACCTCGAAGGTTCGGGGCTCGACGCCGACGAGGTGTTCGAGGCGGGCGAGTCCGCCGCGCGTGGCCGGAACTCGTCGTCGGGGTCGCCCGACCGCCTGACGGTCGTCCGCGAGGCGATACGCGATGGCGACCGGCCGACCGAGGAGGAAATCGTCGCGACCGCGGTCGAACGCGGCGTCCCGGAGGACCGCGCCCGCGACCTGCTCGACAAACTCCGGCGGCGCGGCGAGGTGTCGGAGTCACGGGGCCGACACCGGTTGGTCTGA
- the hmgA gene encoding hydroxymethylglutaryl-CoA reductase (NADPH) yields MTDAASLADRVREGELRLHELEAHADADTAAEARRLLVESQSGASLDAVGNYGFPAEAAESAIENMVGAIQVPMGVAGPVSVDGGSVAGEKYLPLATTEGALLASVNRGCSVINSAGGATARVLKSGMTRAPVFRVADVAEAEALVSWVRDNFAALKEAAEETTNHGELLDVTPYVVGNSVYLRFRYDTKDAMGMNMATIATEAACGVVEAETTASLVALSGNLCTDKKPAAINAVEGRGRSVTADVRIPREVVEARLHTTPEAVAELNTRKNLVGSAKAASLGFNAHVANVVAAMFLATGQDEAQVVEGANAITTAEVQDGDLYVSVSIASLEVGTVGGGTKLPTQSEGLDILGVSGGGDPAGSNADALAECIAVGSLAGELSLLSALASRHLSSAHAELGR; encoded by the coding sequence ATGACAGACGCCGCGTCCCTCGCCGACCGCGTTCGGGAGGGCGAACTCCGCCTCCACGAACTCGAAGCGCACGCCGACGCCGACACCGCCGCCGAGGCGCGCCGGTTGCTCGTCGAATCGCAGTCCGGCGCGTCGCTCGACGCGGTCGGGAACTACGGCTTCCCCGCGGAGGCCGCCGAGTCGGCCATCGAGAACATGGTCGGCGCGATTCAGGTTCCGATGGGCGTCGCCGGCCCCGTCAGCGTCGACGGTGGCTCCGTCGCCGGCGAGAAGTACCTCCCGCTCGCGACCACCGAGGGCGCGCTCCTCGCGTCGGTCAACCGCGGCTGTTCGGTCATCAACAGCGCCGGCGGCGCGACCGCTCGCGTCCTCAAGTCCGGGATGACCCGCGCGCCGGTGTTCCGCGTCGCCGACGTGGCCGAGGCCGAGGCGCTCGTCTCGTGGGTCCGCGACAACTTCGCGGCGCTGAAGGAGGCCGCCGAGGAGACGACGAACCACGGCGAACTTCTCGACGTGACCCCGTACGTCGTCGGCAACTCGGTGTACCTGCGATTCCGCTACGACACCAAAGACGCGATGGGGATGAACATGGCCACCATCGCCACCGAGGCCGCCTGCGGCGTCGTCGAAGCAGAGACGACCGCCTCGCTCGTCGCCCTCTCGGGCAACCTCTGTACCGACAAGAAGCCCGCCGCCATCAACGCCGTCGAGGGCCGCGGCCGGAGCGTCACCGCCGACGTGCGCATCCCGCGCGAAGTCGTCGAAGCGCGCCTGCACACCACGCCCGAAGCGGTCGCGGAACTCAACACCCGTAAGAACCTCGTCGGCTCTGCGAAGGCCGCGAGCCTCGGTTTCAACGCCCACGTCGCCAACGTCGTCGCCGCGATGTTTCTCGCCACCGGACAGGACGAGGCGCAGGTCGTCGAGGGCGCGAACGCCATCACGACCGCCGAGGTGCAGGACGGCGACCTCTACGTCTCGGTCTCCATCGCTTCCCTCGAAGTCGGCACCGTCGGCGGCGGCACGAAGCTCCCGACGCAGTCCGAGGGCCTCGATATCCTCGGCGTCAGCGGTGGCGGCGACCCCGCCGGCTCCAACGCCGACGCCCTCGCCGAGTGCATCGCCGTCGGCTCGCTCGCGGGCGAACTCTCGCTCCTCTCCGCGCTCGCCTCGCGGCACCTCTCCAGTGCCCACGCCGAACTCGGCCGGTAA
- a CDS encoding amidohydrolase, giving the protein MTAAADLVLTNAEVHTLGSPDETHEAVAVRDGEVVRVGRAFDVELLAGVETRVVDCGGRVVLPGFIDAHTHLPMVGRSLVHADLSAADSAAEAVELLRERAVEVESDDDTDWVLGYGYDESTWDESRYLTRDDLDAVSESLPVVAFREDLHTAGVNSVVLDHYVDEMPYSGVQTAGGDGDGGDGDTGEPTGVVVEGAVDVLREATEPGREEMAELVRAAQSYATARGVTGVHDMVRGSRAPEVYRDLADAGELALRVRINYWSDHLDALREVGLRTNHGGGSRRDLVTVGAIKTFTDGSFGGRTAKLTDPYADAAADPEAADDETGQWVVAPEELRDLVADADESGYQLTAHAIGDAAIDAVLDAYEETDDPGAARHRVEHVELASDEAIERFAELGVVASVQPNFLKWADEGGLYDARLSERRLRTNRYRDLLDAGVDLAFGSDCMPLGPLLGVDLATDHPNPDQSLTVTEALRAYTSGAAYAGFDEDRLGTVTVGSAADLVVLDESPWETDSIRDIAVSMTVVDGRVVFERD; this is encoded by the coding sequence ATGACCGCGGCAGCGGACCTCGTACTGACGAACGCGGAGGTACACACCCTCGGGTCGCCCGACGAGACGCACGAAGCCGTCGCCGTTCGCGACGGTGAGGTTGTCCGCGTCGGCCGTGCCTTCGACGTGGAACTGCTCGCCGGCGTCGAGACGCGAGTCGTCGACTGCGGCGGCCGCGTCGTCCTTCCCGGCTTCATCGACGCCCACACGCACCTCCCGATGGTCGGCCGGTCGCTCGTCCACGCCGACCTCTCCGCCGCCGACTCCGCGGCGGAGGCGGTCGAACTGCTCCGCGAGCGGGCCGTCGAGGTCGAATCCGACGACGACACCGACTGGGTGCTCGGCTACGGCTACGACGAGAGCACGTGGGACGAATCAAGATACCTCACCCGCGACGACCTCGACGCCGTCTCCGAGTCGCTTCCCGTGGTCGCCTTCCGCGAGGACCTTCACACCGCCGGCGTCAACTCGGTCGTCCTCGACCACTACGTCGACGAGATGCCCTACTCGGGCGTCCAGACCGCCGGGGGCGACGGCGATGGCGGCGATGGCGACACCGGCGAGCCGACGGGTGTCGTGGTCGAAGGCGCGGTCGACGTGCTCCGCGAGGCAACCGAGCCGGGGCGCGAGGAGATGGCGGAACTCGTCCGCGCGGCGCAGTCGTACGCGACCGCCCGCGGCGTCACCGGCGTCCACGACATGGTCCGCGGCTCCCGCGCGCCCGAGGTCTACCGCGACCTCGCCGACGCCGGCGAACTGGCTCTCCGCGTCCGCATCAACTACTGGTCCGACCACCTCGACGCGCTCCGCGAGGTCGGCCTGCGGACGAACCACGGGGGCGGGAGCCGCCGCGACCTCGTCACCGTCGGCGCGATAAAGACGTTCACCGACGGGAGCTTCGGTGGACGGACCGCGAAGCTCACCGACCCCTACGCCGACGCCGCGGCGGACCCCGAGGCGGCCGACGACGAGACGGGCCAGTGGGTCGTCGCCCCCGAGGAACTCCGTGACCTCGTCGCCGACGCGGACGAGTCGGGCTATCAACTCACCGCGCACGCCATCGGCGACGCGGCCATCGACGCGGTGCTCGACGCGTACGAGGAGACCGACGACCCCGGCGCGGCCCGCCATCGGGTCGAACACGTTGAACTCGCGTCCGACGAGGCCATCGAGCGGTTCGCCGAGTTGGGCGTCGTCGCCTCAGTCCAGCCGAACTTCCTGAAGTGGGCCGACGAGGGCGGCCTCTACGACGCCCGCCTCAGCGAGCGACGCCTGCGAACCAATCGCTACCGCGACCTGCTCGACGCCGGGGTCGACCTCGCGTTCGGAAGCGACTGCATGCCGCTCGGGCCGCTGCTCGGCGTCGACCTCGCCACCGACCACCCGAACCCCGACCAGTCGCTCACCGTCACCGAGGCGCTTCGGGCGTACACCTCCGGCGCGGCCTACGCCGGGTTCGACGAGGACCGACTGGGAACCGTCACGGTCGGGAGCGCCGCTGACCTCGTCGTCCTCGATGAGTCACCGTGGGAGACCGACTCGATTCGTGACATTGCAGTCTCGATGACCGTCGTGGACGGTCGCGTCGTCTTCGAACGCGACTGA